One window of the Cryptomeria japonica chromosome 7, Sugi_1.0, whole genome shotgun sequence genome contains the following:
- the LOC131856273 gene encoding uncharacterized protein LOC131856273: MLERVIMEVGVENVVQIITDNAAAYVSAGRILQERHPTLFWTPCAAHVLDLLLEDIGKLEWVTPVVEDARRITKYIYNHPWVLNLMRQHTQGKDLVRAGVTRFATIFLTLQSILAALTSLKQMFVSGEWLNSPYSKKPQGEAVACIVFDNQFAQRVAEIVKVVTSKL, encoded by the exons atgttggagcgtgtcatcatggaggtgggggtagagaatgtggtgcaaatcatcacagataatgcagcagcatatgtgtcagcag gaagaatcctccaagagaggcaccccactcttttttggacaccttgtgcagcacatgtccttgaccttcttttggaggacataggaaaacttgagtgggtgactccagttgtggaagatgcaaggaggatcaccaaatatatctacaatcacccttgggtcctaaatttgatgagacaacacacgcaagggaaagatttggtgagagctggtgtcacaaggtttgcaacgattttcttgacgttgcaaagcattcttgctgcattgacttctttgaaacaaatgtttgtgagtggagaatggcttaactcaccttattcaaagaagcctcAAGGAGAGGctgtcgcatgcatagtcttcgacaaccaatttgcacaaagggttgcagagattgtgaaggttgttacttcaaaactttaa